The stretch of DNA CATCGATCACGCGGTCGATGATCCGACCCGTCGAGAGCAGGTACTCCTCGTCCGCGTCCAGCGGGCTGGCGCGACGGATCTCGCAGTCGATGCCGCGCTCGGCCAGCGCGTGCCGGAGCTGGTCGGTGTCGTGGTGCTGGTCGTAGCCCAGCGCGATGACGTCCGGCTCGATGTGCTCGATGGGGACGAAGATGTCTTCGGGGTGGCCGAGGTGGGCCTCGTCGACCGGCTTGAGGGCACCGACCATGTCCCGGCGCTGCTCGTCGGGGACGACCGGCGGCTCCTTGTGCGTGACGTTGACCGAGCGGGCGACGATGACGTGGAGTTCGTCGCCCATCGCCTCGGCGTCCCGGAGGTAGTGGACGTGGCCCGGGTGCAGCAGGTCGAAGGTGCCCTGTGCGACGACGCGTGTCACGAGTCGAACTCCTCCTCGCGCAGCTCCCGGTCGATGTCCGACTGGTCGAAGTCGAAGAAGGCCTCCTCGGGCGGTTCGACGTCCAGCACGGGCAGGTCGACCGGCTCGCCGTCGTTGTCGAAGGCCCGCCAGTCGTCCCGGCCGTACGGGTAGCCGACGATGATGTGGACGTCCCCGCGGCCGAACGTCTGGAGGTCGGCGTCGCTGGGCTGGAGGACGCCGTTGGGGTGGGAGTGGATCGAGCCCGCCGCGCGAACGTCGTTGGGTACCATACTCGTCTTGACCGTCGCGCTGACGGGGTTGGACTCCGTGCCGGGGATGACGAGCACGTCCGTCAGGACGGTCCCGGACTCGTCGAGGCCGACCGTCCGCGCGTCGTCGCCCCGGAGCAGTCCCATATACTCGTTCGGGTGTGACTCCTCGGACGCGGCCAGTGCGAACTCGAGTGCCGACTCGGCGATGCCGAGGACGCCGCCCGAGCGAAACAGCCCCATACCTCGTGGTGGGGGCGGTTGCTTTCTAAGGGTTCCGCTCTGGGCGTCGGCGAGCGCGACGCCCCCGGAGCGGGCCGTCTCCGGATTCCGAAGAGTACAAACCCGGGAGAACCGAACCCACAGCAAATGTCTCCGCAAGATGGCACCGACGACGGTGCCACGGTCCCCGACGGCGGGACCACCGTCTACGATCTGGCGTCGCAGTGTACCGTCGACGACCTGGTCGAGGGGAACCGCTACGAGGCCGTGGTCAACGGCGTCGTCGACTACGGCGTCTTCGTCGACCTCTCCGAGGAAGTGTCGGGACTCGTCCACGACTCGAACCTGCTGGGCGCGTACGACGTCGGCGACGACCTCGTGGTCGAACTCGGCGAGGTCCGCCCCAACGGCGACCTGAGCTTCGAGGAGGTCCAGCTGAGCGACTACGGCGTCGAACACGTCCCCCACGGGACGGCGACGGCCGTCGGGGACCTCGCCGACGCGACCGGCGACACCGTCGTCGTCGAGGGGCAGGTCGTCCAGATCAAGCAGACCGGCGGCCCGACCGTGTTCCAGGTCCGGGACGGCACCGGCGTCGTCCCCTGTGCGGCCTTCGAGGAGGCCGGCGTCCGCGCGTTCCCCGACGTGGAGCTCGACGACGTCGTCCGCGTCTCCGGCCGCGCCGAGGAGCGCGACGGCGGCGTCCAGGTCGAGGTCGACTCGCTGGGCGTCCTCGACGGCGAGGACGCCGAGGAGGTCGAGACCGGCATCGAGTCGGCGCTGGAGACGGCCGCCGAACCCGCCGACGTCGACCCGCTGGTCGACTGGCCGGCCTTCGAGAAGCTCTGGGAGGACCTCCGCGAGGTCGCGGCCGAACTCCGCCACACCGTGCTGGAGGGCCGCCCCATCCGGATGCGCCACCACGCCGACGGGGACGGCCTCTGTGCCAGCGTCCCGCTGCAGGTCGCGCTCGAACGGTTCATCGCCGACTACTACGAGGACGACGACGCACCCCAGCACCTCCTCAAGCGACTGCCGAGCAAGGCCCCCTACTACGAGATGGAGGACGTGACCCGGGACCTCAACTTCGCGCTTGAGGACCGCACACGCCACGGGCAGAAGCTCCCGCTCCTGCTGATGCTGGACAACGGCTCGACGGAGGAGGACACGCCGGCCTACCGGAACCTCCAGCACTACGACATCCCCGTGGTCGTCGTCGACCACCACCACCCCGACCCCGAGGCCGTGGAACCGCTCATCGAACACCACGTCAACCCCTACCTCCACGACGAGGACTACCGCATCACGACGGGGATGCTCTGCGTGGAGCTGGCCCGGATGATCGACCCCGAGATCACCGACGACCTCCAGCACGTCCCCGCCGTCGCCGGGATCTCGGACCGCTCGGAGGGCGAGGCGATGGCCGACTACGTCGACCTGGCCCGCGAGAAGGGGTACGACGAGGACGACCTGCGCGACATCGGCGAGGCGCTGGACTACGCCACCCACTGGCTGCGCTACAGCTCCGGCGAGCGGCTCATCACCGACGTCCTCGACGTCGACTGCGACGACCGCGACCGCCACGAGGAGCTGGTCGAGTTCCTCGCGGACCGCGCCGAACGCGACGTCGAGGAACAGCTCGACGCCGCGATGAGCCACGTCGACCACGAGCGGCTGGACAACGGCGCGCACCTCTACACCATCGACGTGGAGAACCACGCCCACCGGTTCACCTACCCCGCGCCGGGCAAGACGACGGGGGAGATCCACGACCGGAAGGTCGCCGAGACGGGCGACCCCGTCATCACGATCGGCTACGGACCGGACTTCGCGGTCCTCCGGTCGGACGGCGTGCGACTCGACATCCCACAGATGGTCGCCGAACTGACCGAGGAGGTCGACGGCGGCGGCGTCTCCGGCGGCGGCCACCTCGTCGTCGGGTCGATCAAGTTCGTCTCCGGTCGCCGCGAGGCCGTCATCGACGCGCTGGTCGAGAAGATGGCCGACGCCGAGATCGACGAGGACCTCGGCAGTTCGACGGCGCTGCCCGGCGAGGTCTGAGGGCCGCGTCGTTCGGCTGGCTCACTCCTCGAACCGCACCCGGCGAGCCGCGAGTCCGGCGACGGCGAGGACGCCCGCGACGGCGGCCCCGAGCCCGAGCGGGAGCCGCGGCCGCCCGCCGCGCCAGTCGGCGTCGAAGACCCGCCGGAAGTAGGCGGCCGCCTCGTCGCCGTGGAGGACCAGCAGGACCTCGCGGTTCCGCGTCGCGGCGGCCTCGTTCCAGTTCAGGCTCCCGACGACCACCCGGTCGTCGACGACCGCCCCCTTGGCGTGGATCTTGGCGTAGCGCCCGCCGGGGGCGGCGAGCTTCGCCGACAGCGGTGCGCCGGTCCGGTCGGCCCAGGCGGTGAACCGCTCGACTGTCCGCCGGTTCTCCTCGCGGACGTACCACGCCGAACTCAGGAGGAGACGGGTCTCGACGCCCCGGTCGGCGGCCCGGCGGAGCGCACGCAGCAGCGGGCCGTCCCAGTCGCCGACGGTCGGCTGGACGACGGCGATCGACGCCTCGGCGGCGTCGAGTTCGCCGACGAGCGCCCGCTGGGCGTTGTCCGGCGTCACCAGCAGGTCGGTCCGCTCGACCGGGACGGTCTCGGGATCGAACCGCTCAGGGTAGGTCGCGTCGGCGCGGCCGCCGCGCTCGAACCGGCGACCGCGCCGGAACGTCGACCACGGGACGGCGTCGCGCCAGCCCGCGTCGGCGCGGAAGGTGCCCGCGAGCCCGTCGACGACGCGAGACTGCCCCGTCGCGACGCCCCACCCGCGGCTGCTGTTGCCGCCGACGCCGGCGGGCTTCCAGTTCTCCGTCAGGACCACCGCCCGGTCGTCGGCGACGGCGTACTTCGCGTGGTGGTACCGATAGCGGGCGTAGGGACCGGCGACGAGTCGGACCTCGACGCCGGCGGCGACGAGCCGGTCGAGCGTGCGAGCACCGGCCCGCGTGCGGCCACCGACCGGTTTCCCCTCCAGCAGGACGCGGACGTCGACGCCCCGGCGGTGGGCCGCGACGAGCGCGTCGGCGACCCGTCGCGAGGTGAGCGTGTAGCCGGCGAGGTAGAGGCGCTCGTCGGCGTCCCGGACGGCCGCCAACGGGGCGCGTGGCGCGTCCGGGAGCGCGAACACGCGGACGCGCCCCCCGCGGTCGGTCACGACCGGGCGGTCCGTCGCGCCCAGCGGCCGCCAGCGGACGACCGAGCCGTTCGCGACCCCGACCTCGCCCTCGCTCGACTCGCGGTAGCGGACGGTGTGGACGGCCGTCCCGCCCCGGAGCAGGCGGACCGTGTCGCCGCCGTTGGCGAGTGCGGGCGCGTCGGCGACGCCGTACACCGGCCGGTCGGTGAGGTTCCGGACGCGAGCGGGGTCGCCCGTCAGGACGACGTGGCCGCTCGCCGTCGCGTTCGGGAGGCGCGCGGTCGAGTGGCCGTCGGTGATCGCGTACCGGCCCAGTCGCGTGTCGTTCGGGACCGCGAGGACGACGAACTCGCCGCGGTCGCCGGCCGCGACGGGGTCGGGGTAGACGGCGTGGACGCGGGGGGACTCGCGGTCCGGTCGCCCGGCGTCGGAGGTGCCGCTGGCGGGAGGGACGGCCGCGGGACTGACCAGGAGCGCGACGAGCGCGAGGGTGACGACGAGCGACCGCATCGGCGGGGGTGGCCGCCCACTGGTACAAAAAGGGAGGGGCCGTCAGGCGCTGCTCGCTTTCTCGGCCTCGGCCTGCACGATGTACGCACGATCGTCGGCGTACTGCGCGGCCTCCGCCAGCGCGCGCTCGGTCCCGATCTGTCGGAGCGCCCACGCGGCGGATGCCCTGACGGAGTCGCTGTCGTCGGACTCGAGCACGTCGGCGAGCGGTTCGACGGCGCGCGTGTCCCCGAGCAGGCCCAGCGCCCGGGCCGCCGACGAGCGCACGTCGTCGTTGTCGGCGTCGAGCCGGTTCGCGACGGGTTGGACGGACTCCGCGCTCCCGATCGAACCCAGCGCGCGCAGGGTGACCTTCTGGAGGGCGGCGTCGCCGTCCCCGTCGATGAAGTCGTGGAGGGTGTCGGTCGCGCGCTCGTCGCCCATCTTCCCCAGTACCTCGATCGGCCCCTTGTCGCGGCGCTGGGCCTTCTCGTGCATCACGTCGAAGGCGGGCTGGGCGTCCCGGCCGAGGTTGTGGAGGATGTCGATGGTGTAGTCCTCGTAGAACTCCGAGCCCAGCTTCTCGAAGGCGAACGTCACGAGTTCGAGGTTCCCCTGCTCGGCGTGGATCTTCGCGGCGTTCCACTCGGCCGGGAAGTCCTTGCGGTTCTCGTTCGTCAGCACGTCGTAGAACCCCTTGGCGTCCAGTTGCTCGCGGACGGTGAGGTCGTCCCACACTTCGGCGTCCTCGAGGGCCGACTCGAGCGTCTCGGCGGCCTCCAGCAGGCCGGCGATCGTCTCCTCGTCCTCGTCGGCGTCGAGGGCGGCCGACTCGATCGCGTCGGCGACCGTCCCCAGCGCGTCCGCCGCGGCGTCGAGGTCCTCGCCCGCGTCGGCGTCGTGGTCGACGTACTCCTCGCTCGCGGCGAGGAAGTCCGCGACGGCCTCGTGGGCCTCCGTCTCCCCGTCGTCGGTCCACTCGCTGTCGGCGACCGTCGACCGGGCGTCCTCGACGAGGCCGACGACGTCCTCGGCGTAGGGCCCGCGCTGGGACTCGAGGTCGTCGCGCAGGTCCGAGAGCCGGGACTCCAGCTCCTCGCGGGGGTCCTCGGCGTCCTCGTCGTCCTCGTCCGGTTCGGGCAGGTCCGCCGCCTCCAGGTCGCTCTCGATGTCGTCGAGCGTCGCCTCGGCGGCGTCGAGGTCGGCCTCCGTCTCGGCGGCCTCCAGTTCCTCGGCGGCGTCGTCGAGGCGCGACTCCAGCTCCTCGGCGCTGACGTCGGTCGCCGAGTCCGCCTCGGTCTCGGCGTCCTCGTCGGGTGCGTCCGTCTCGTCGTCCCCGTTGCTCATACACGGAGATGTGGCGGTACGGGCCAAGAGCGTTTTCCTTTCCGCGCCGGTCCCCGACCGGTCGCTCCCGACTGGCAAGAGATTAGTAGCGGCGTCTGTAGGTGTCCGTAGCAACAGTATGAGCGACGGAGACGACTTCGAGGAGGTGGAGAAGGACTTCGCGCCGGAGGGGCCGGACGTGCCCGGCGACACGGAGGCCGCGGGGTTCGTCGAGTACGGCATCGAGGACCGGCCGCCACGCGGCGAGTCGGTCCTGCTGGGCGTCCAGCACTACCTGACGATGATCGGCGCGTCGGTCGCCATCCCGCTCGGGCTCGCGGGCGCGATGGGGATGTTCGACGCCGCCCCGACGCAGGTCGCGCGACTCATCGGGACGTTCTTCGTCGTCTCGGGCATCGCGACGCTGGCCCAGACGACCATCGGGAACCGCTACCCCATCGTCCAGGGCGGGACGTTCTCGATGCTCGCTCCGGCGCTGGCCATCGTCGGCGTGCTGGCCCAGCAGGGGGCCGACTGGCAGACGATGCTCGTCGAGCTCCAGGGTGCGGTCATCGTCGCCGGGATCGTCGAGGTGGCGATCGGCTACACCGGCCTGATGGGGAAGCTGAAACGCTACGTCGGTCCCGTCGTCATCGCGCCGGTCATCGCGCTCATCGGGCTGGCGCTGTTCAACGTCCCGCAGATCGCGAACCCGAACTTCGCCGCGCCGGGGACCGGACAGAACTGGTGGCTGCTGGGGCTGACGATGCTCTCGATCGTCGTCTTCTCGCAGTACCTCGACAAGCGCCACCGGGCGTTCAAGCTGTTCCCGGTGCTGCTGGGGATCGCGTTCGCGTGGGTGATCGCGGCCGTCCTCTCGGTGACGGGCGTCTTCGCCGAGGAGTCCGTGAGCTACGTCGCGCTGGGCGGCCTGACGAGCGCGCCGCTGGTCCAGCCGATCTACCCCTTCCAGTGGGGGCTGCCCCAGTTCACCCCCGGCTTCGTCGTCGGGATGATGGCGGGGATGCTGGCCTCCGTGGTCGAGAGCTTCGGCGACTACCACTCCGTCGCCCGCATCGCGGGCAAGGGCGCGCCCAGCGCCGAGCGCATCGACCACGGCATCGGGATGGAGGGGGTCGGCAACGTCTTCGCGGGGGTGATGGGCACCGGGAACGGCTGTACCTCCTACACCGAGAACGTCGGTGCCATCGCGATCACGGGGGTCGCCTCGCGCTACGTCGTCCAGATCGGCGCGGTCGTGATGATCCTGGCGGGCTACTTCGGCCCGATCGGGCAACTGTTCGCGACCATCCCCGCGCCGATCATCGGCGGCCTCTACATGGTGATGTTCGGACAGATCGCCGCCGTCGGCCTCTCGCAGCTGAAGTACGTCGACCTCGACGCCAACCGCAACATCTTCATCGTCGGCTTCGCGCTGTTCGCCGGCCTGGCGGTCCCCGAGTACATGAGCCAGGTCGGCCAGGGGCTCGACGCCGGCGGCGCGACGGCGCTCCAGCAGGGGCTGGCCGGCGTCCCCGTCCTGGGTGCCGTCCTGGGGACCGACGTGGTGGCGACGACGCTGTTCGTCGTCGGCGGCACCGGGATGGTCGTCGGCGGGTTCGTCGCGTTCGTCCTCGACAACACCATCCCCGGTACCCGCGAGGAGCGGGGCCTGACCGCCTGGGAGACGCTCACCGAGGACGACGACGCGTTCGTCTCGGCCGTCGACCGACTCCGCGGTCGCGGCGGCGACCGGCCACCGGCCCGCGGCGACGACTGAGCCGATGGCGACCGATCCCACCGACGGCGACGCCGTCTTCGAGGGGCCGCTCCGTCGGGGCGGTCGGATCACGATCACCGACGAGCGAATCCTCGTCGAGCGGCCCGACGAGGTATCCGTGACCGTCGCGACGGCGGCCGTGGCCGACGTCTCGCTGCAGGACGTGGACTGGTTCCTCGCGGTGATGAGCCTCGGCCTGGTCGGGTTCGGTCTCCTCTCGGTCGGACGGAGCGTCGTCCTCGGGGGTGCGTTCGCCGTCGCCGGCGTCGTCAGCCTCGGCCTGACCTATCGGAAGCGGGGCGCGGTCCGGCTCCGCGTCTCGGGCGAGACGGACCCGATCCGGGTGTTCCCCGCGGACCCGCGGGCCTGCTTCGACGCGCTCGGGGCGGTCGTCGCGGCCGAGGACTGACCGGCTAGTTGCCACCCTCGCGGCTCTCGATGTCCGACTCGGCGAGCAGGTCGTCGAGACAGCCCTCACAGAGCGCGAGTTCGAGACGCTTCTCGGGGCGGTGGAAAATCAACGTCCGAATCTCGGCGGCGGATCCCCCGCCGCAGTGCGTGCATACCACGCCCGTCTGTTACACGCGTTACATTTTAACACCGAGTTTCGTATCGGAACGTGATATCGGGGGCGAAGCGGGTCCCACGGAGCCAGCCGTGCCTACCACGGGCCAGGGTCGAACCGCCCACACTTACGCCCCCGCGGGTCGGACCGTCGCGTATGCCCGCAGACAGCGTCCAGTCGCTCATCGACCAGTTACACGAGGAGGCCGAGATGGACCGACCGGCGGCGGAGACGCCCGACGTCGGGATCGTGATGGGGTCGGACTCCGATCTCCCGACGATGGCCGGCGGGAAGGGGAAGCGGCCGGGAGCCCACGCCGCGCTCGCGGAGGAGCTCGGTTTCGCGGAACAGACCGACTACACCGACGCCCCGGACGCGCGGTTCACCTTCGAGACGTTCGTCGTCTCGGCCCACCGGACCCCCGAGCTGATGTACGCCTACGCCGAGACGGCGGCGGCTCGCGGTATCGACGTCGTGATCGCGGGCGCTGGCGGGAAGTCGGCGGACCTGCCGAACATGACCGCGAGCATCGCCTACCCCCTGCCGGTGATCGGCGTCCCCGTCCAGGAGAAGTCCGTCGACAGCGTCATCGGGATGCCACAGGGTGCGCCGATCACCGCCGTCGACGCCGGGAAGTCGTTCAACGCCGCCCTGACCGCCGTCCAGATCCTCTCCCGGGAACACGACGAACTCCGGGAGCGTCTCCTCGACTACCACGAGGGGCTACAAGAGGAGGTCGGCGAGGTGTCGCGTGACCTCCACGAACTGGGGACGCCCGGGTTCAAAGACGCGTACTGGGACGAGGAGTGACCGGCGCGGGTGCGAGCACGCGCTCGGGGCACCGAGGCCGCGGCCGCGGCGCTCGCACTCCCCACGGCGACACCGGGATCGAGCGACGCGAGATTCCGGCCGGAGCCGTCGTCTGTGGCGTCGAACAGAGGCTCCGTCCGCCGGCCCGGGAGTGGGGCCGAATCGGCCGAAATCAGCCGCCGTGACGGTTATCAACCCTTATATGCCAGTACCTCTAACCGTCGCACGATAGGAGATTCCGGAATGAGTAATCCATGGATTGCCATCGGGGCACTCGCGGTCGTTGGACTGGCGATTCCCATCAGTATGATGGCCGTCTCCAGTCTCCTGCGGCCCAGCGTTCCCGAGCAGGGCAAACGCGCCACCTACGAGTCCGGCGAAGTCCCGACCGGCAGCAGCCGACAGATCAAGTTCAATATCCAGTACTACATGGTCGCGCTGCTGTTCGTGGTCTTCGACATCGAGACCGTCCTCATCTTCCCGTGGACGGTCATCTACCGCGACGCCGTCAGCGCGGTGGGGATGACGACGGTCCTCGTGCCGATGGTCGTGTTCATCGGCGTCCTCGTCGTCGGTCTCGGTTGGGCGTGGCGCAACGGCGCAGTCAGATGGGTGCGCAGTCCGCGCGCCACCAAGGGGGCAGACACGTATGAGTAGTGACCAGACACCACCGGCAGTCGACGACGTATCGACACAGGAGGCCCGGATGGGCGAGGGAGTCGACGACCGCTTCAACTCCAAGCTGCGGGAGGCGTTCGGCTCCACGCCGTTCATCCTGACCAAGTTCGACAAGTTCATGAACTGGGTCCGGGGCTCCTCGATGTTCATGCTGCAGTTCGGGATCGCCTGCTGCAGCATCGAGATGATCTCGACGTACGCCATCAAGCACGACCTCGACCGCTTCGGTGCCGGGGTCCCGCGGGCCTCCCCGCGGCAGGCCGACGTCATCATCGTCCCGGGGACCATCGTCTCGAAGTTCGCCCCGCGGATGAAGCGGGTCTACGACCAGATGCCCGAGCCGAAGTTCGTCGTCTCGATGGGGTCGTGTACCATCTCCGGCGGCCCGTTCCAGGAGGGGTACAACGTCATCAAGGGCGCGGAGGAGGTCATCCCGGTCGACATCCACGTCCCCGGCTGTCCGCCCCGGCCCGAGGCGCTCATCTACGGCGTCGCCAAGCTCCAGGAGCGCATCGCGAACGGCGAGTCCTCGCCGGTGACGGTCAAGCCCTACGAGCTCGAACAGTTCGGTGACCTCGAACAGGACGAACTCGTCCAGAAGCTCGCCAGCGAGATCGACGAGGAGGATCTCGTGATGCGGTACAACTGGAACGATTCGCCATGAGCACGCTAAGACATTCCTGCTCGCGCTGCTGCGCGGGCTGTGACTCATCTGCTCACACTCGACACCGGGGGTGTCTCGCGTGAGTCTGGAACGTCCCACCTCCGGCCGGAGCGAGATCGGCGTCACAGAGGACGGGCTGGACTACGACGCGCTCGCGGACCTGCTCGGCGGCCACGTACTCGACCGCGAGGAGCACGTCAACGCCGAGGGGTTCGTCATCCGTCCCGACGAGGTCCAGCAGGTGCTCTCGACGCTGAAAGAGGAGGCCGGCTTCGACCACTGTGCCTGCGTGACGGCCCAGGAGTACGACGATCGCTACGAGTCCATCTACCACCTGCGGAAGTACGACGACCCCACGCAGGAACTCTCGATCGTCGTCCCCTCGCCGACCGACGACCCGCACAACGAGTCGGCGGCGCGCGTCTTCGACACCGCCGACTGGCACGAGCGGGAGGCCTACGACCTGGTCGGTATCGAGTACGACGACCACCCGGACCTCCGGCGCATCCTGCTCCCCGAGACCTGGCAGGGCCACCCGCTCTCCCGGGACTACAACCAGGATCAGCCCCAGATCGTCACGCTGCGCGAGAACGCGAACCCCCTCCAGGAGGACCACCGCAGCGAGGACGACCCGGACACGATGTTCGTCAACGTCGGGCCACACCACCCGGCGACCCACGGCGTCCTCCACGTCGAGACGGTGCTGGACGGCGAGGAGATCGCCGACATCGAGCCCGACATCGGCTACCTCCACCGCTGCGAGGAGCAGATGTGTCAGTCGGGCACCTACCGGCACCAGATCATGCCCTACCCCGACCGGTGGGACTACGTCTCGGCCGGCATCCTCAACGAGTGGGCCTACGCCCGCGCGGCCGAGGACCTCGCCGACATCGAGGTGCCCGAGTACGCCCAGGTCATCCGGACGATGTCCGCCGAGCTGTGTCGCATCGCGGCGCACATGCTCGCGCTCGGGACGTTCGCGCTCGACGTGTTCGGCGACTTCACCGCCGTCTTCCAGTACGCGTTCCGCGACCGCGAGGTCGTCCAGAACATCCTCG from Haloarcula litorea encodes:
- a CDS encoding FAD synthase, which gives rise to MTRVVAQGTFDLLHPGHVHYLRDAEAMGDELHVIVARSVNVTHKEPPVVPDEQRRDMVGALKPVDEAHLGHPEDIFVPIEHIEPDVIALGYDQHHDTDQLRHALAERGIDCEIRRASPLDADEEYLLSTGRIIDRVIDERA
- a CDS encoding Mov34/MPN/PAD-1 family protein, translated to MGLFRSGGVLGIAESALEFALAASEESHPNEYMGLLRGDDARTVGLDESGTVLTDVLVIPGTESNPVSATVKTSMVPNDVRAAGSIHSHPNGVLQPSDADLQTFGRGDVHIIVGYPYGRDDWRAFDNDGEPVDLPVLDVEPPEEAFFDFDQSDIDRELREEEFDS
- a CDS encoding DHH family phosphoesterase; protein product: MSPQDGTDDGATVPDGGTTVYDLASQCTVDDLVEGNRYEAVVNGVVDYGVFVDLSEEVSGLVHDSNLLGAYDVGDDLVVELGEVRPNGDLSFEEVQLSDYGVEHVPHGTATAVGDLADATGDTVVVEGQVVQIKQTGGPTVFQVRDGTGVVPCAAFEEAGVRAFPDVELDDVVRVSGRAEERDGGVQVEVDSLGVLDGEDAEEVETGIESALETAAEPADVDPLVDWPAFEKLWEDLREVAAELRHTVLEGRPIRMRHHADGDGLCASVPLQVALERFIADYYEDDDAPQHLLKRLPSKAPYYEMEDVTRDLNFALEDRTRHGQKLPLLLMLDNGSTEEDTPAYRNLQHYDIPVVVVDHHHPDPEAVEPLIEHHVNPYLHDEDYRITTGMLCVELARMIDPEITDDLQHVPAVAGISDRSEGEAMADYVDLAREKGYDEDDLRDIGEALDYATHWLRYSSGERLITDVLDVDCDDRDRHEELVEFLADRAERDVEEQLDAAMSHVDHERLDNGAHLYTIDVENHAHRFTYPAPGKTTGEIHDRKVAETGDPVITIGYGPDFAVLRSDGVRLDIPQMVAELTEEVDGGGVSGGGHLVVGSIKFVSGRREAVIDALVEKMADAEIDEDLGSSTALPGEV
- a CDS encoding phospholipase D-like domain-containing protein, giving the protein MRSLVVTLALVALLVSPAAVPPASGTSDAGRPDRESPRVHAVYPDPVAAGDRGEFVVLAVPNDTRLGRYAITDGHSTARLPNATASGHVVLTGDPARVRNLTDRPVYGVADAPALANGGDTVRLLRGGTAVHTVRYRESSEGEVGVANGSVVRWRPLGATDRPVVTDRGGRVRVFALPDAPRAPLAAVRDADERLYLAGYTLTSRRVADALVAAHRRGVDVRVLLEGKPVGGRTRAGARTLDRLVAAGVEVRLVAGPYARYRYHHAKYAVADDRAVVLTENWKPAGVGGNSSRGWGVATGQSRVVDGLAGTFRADAGWRDAVPWSTFRRGRRFERGGRADATYPERFDPETVPVERTDLLVTPDNAQRALVGELDAAEASIAVVQPTVGDWDGPLLRALRRAADRGVETRLLLSSAWYVREENRRTVERFTAWADRTGAPLSAKLAAPGGRYAKIHAKGAVVDDRVVVGSLNWNEAAATRNREVLLVLHGDEAAAYFRRVFDADWRGGRPRLPLGLGAAVAGVLAVAGLAARRVRFEE
- a CDS encoding HEAT repeat domain-containing protein, whose protein sequence is MSNGDDETDAPDEDAETEADSATDVSAEELESRLDDAAEELEAAETEADLDAAEATLDDIESDLEAADLPEPDEDDEDAEDPREELESRLSDLRDDLESQRGPYAEDVVGLVEDARSTVADSEWTDDGETEAHEAVADFLAASEEYVDHDADAGEDLDAAADALGTVADAIESAALDADEDEETIAGLLEAAETLESALEDAEVWDDLTVREQLDAKGFYDVLTNENRKDFPAEWNAAKIHAEQGNLELVTFAFEKLGSEFYEDYTIDILHNLGRDAQPAFDVMHEKAQRRDKGPIEVLGKMGDERATDTLHDFIDGDGDAALQKVTLRALGSIGSAESVQPVANRLDADNDDVRSSAARALGLLGDTRAVEPLADVLESDDSDSVRASAAWALRQIGTERALAEAAQYADDRAYIVQAEAEKASSA
- a CDS encoding uracil-xanthine permease family protein, encoding MSDGDDFEEVEKDFAPEGPDVPGDTEAAGFVEYGIEDRPPRGESVLLGVQHYLTMIGASVAIPLGLAGAMGMFDAAPTQVARLIGTFFVVSGIATLAQTTIGNRYPIVQGGTFSMLAPALAIVGVLAQQGADWQTMLVELQGAVIVAGIVEVAIGYTGLMGKLKRYVGPVVIAPVIALIGLALFNVPQIANPNFAAPGTGQNWWLLGLTMLSIVVFSQYLDKRHRAFKLFPVLLGIAFAWVIAAVLSVTGVFAEESVSYVALGGLTSAPLVQPIYPFQWGLPQFTPGFVVGMMAGMLASVVESFGDYHSVARIAGKGAPSAERIDHGIGMEGVGNVFAGVMGTGNGCTSYTENVGAIAITGVASRYVVQIGAVVMILAGYFGPIGQLFATIPAPIIGGLYMVMFGQIAAVGLSQLKYVDLDANRNIFIVGFALFAGLAVPEYMSQVGQGLDAGGATALQQGLAGVPVLGAVLGTDVVATTLFVVGGTGMVVGGFVAFVLDNTIPGTREERGLTAWETLTEDDDAFVSAVDRLRGRGGDRPPARGDD
- the purE gene encoding 5-(carboxyamino)imidazole ribonucleotide mutase — its product is MPADSVQSLIDQLHEEAEMDRPAAETPDVGIVMGSDSDLPTMAGGKGKRPGAHAALAEELGFAEQTDYTDAPDARFTFETFVVSAHRTPELMYAYAETAAARGIDVVIAGAGGKSADLPNMTASIAYPLPVIGVPVQEKSVDSVIGMPQGAPITAVDAGKSFNAALTAVQILSREHDELRERLLDYHEGLQEEVGEVSRDLHELGTPGFKDAYWDEE
- a CDS encoding NADH-quinone oxidoreductase subunit A, with product MSNPWIAIGALAVVGLAIPISMMAVSSLLRPSVPEQGKRATYESGEVPTGSSRQIKFNIQYYMVALLFVVFDIETVLIFPWTVIYRDAVSAVGMTTVLVPMVVFIGVLVVGLGWAWRNGAVRWVRSPRATKGADTYE
- a CDS encoding NADH-quinone oxidoreductase subunit B — translated: MSSDQTPPAVDDVSTQEARMGEGVDDRFNSKLREAFGSTPFILTKFDKFMNWVRGSSMFMLQFGIACCSIEMISTYAIKHDLDRFGAGVPRASPRQADVIIVPGTIVSKFAPRMKRVYDQMPEPKFVVSMGSCTISGGPFQEGYNVIKGAEEVIPVDIHVPGCPPRPEALIYGVAKLQERIANGESSPVTVKPYELEQFGDLEQDELVQKLASEIDEEDLVMRYNWNDSP
- a CDS encoding NADH-quinone oxidoreductase subunit D; translated protein: MSLERPTSGRSEIGVTEDGLDYDALADLLGGHVLDREEHVNAEGFVIRPDEVQQVLSTLKEEAGFDHCACVTAQEYDDRYESIYHLRKYDDPTQELSIVVPSPTDDPHNESAARVFDTADWHEREAYDLVGIEYDDHPDLRRILLPETWQGHPLSRDYNQDQPQIVTLRENANPLQEDHRSEDDPDTMFVNVGPHHPATHGVLHVETVLDGEEIADIEPDIGYLHRCEEQMCQSGTYRHQIMPYPDRWDYVSAGILNEWAYARAAEDLADIEVPEYAQVIRTMSAELCRIAAHMLALGTFALDVFGDFTAVFQYAFRDREVVQNILEDLTGQRLMFNYLRLGGVAWDLPEPREEFFEKTRDFLDDLPHKLEEYHDLITGNEIFQMRCVDTGVLSEEMVKRYGATGPVARGSGVDYDLRRDDPYGYYDELDWNVVTENGGDNFSRVLVRMREVEESARIIEQCLDLLEEWPEDDREIQANVPRTLRPDPDEEIYRAVEAAKGELGIYIRSDGTDKPARFKIRSPCFSNLQTLPEMSQGEYVPDMIASLGSLDIVLGEVDR